The following coding sequences lie in one Prionailurus viverrinus isolate Anna chromosome X, UM_Priviv_1.0, whole genome shotgun sequence genomic window:
- the LOC125157097 gene encoding G-protein coupled receptor-associated sorting protein 2-like, whose translation MTGAEIEPAARAKPEKKAGEEVGGGAERENEVPMVVRPKVRTQAQVMPGARPKTESKSMPGARPKTESQAMAGARPKTESQAMAGSRPKTESQGMAGTRAKIESQSVVGARPKAEARTVGGARPKTEAKAIPGAKPKDEAQAWPQTEFGAEAMLQTEGLAQTSAVAWPLVSTESRPVAKPMALSVDRELVGVDTETFPGSQVQTGIQPWFGSGEEVNMGSWCYPRHRAREEASNESGFWSADETSTMSSFWAGEEASIRSWPREEANTRSRHRAKHQPNPRSRPRSKQDPYVDSWSGSEEESGNPFCLWAGENTNNLFKPRVRDEETMRSKLRTKREDFFESESEDEYSKESWFLPGEEANGRFRTRDQEEPNTVLKPKGQKDVNNSGRVKQEPRFEEEVIIGSWLWAEKEASMEAGALAICESTPRSEEGAIGGSLLWTEEKSNLGAVAREEARPESEEEAIFGSWFWDRDEACFDLNPSPVYKASSRFRDSAEEELKASSRPQTWEEVTVEFKPGPCHGVGFPSPSSFRIPEEAASVFSDMFEGKPKNLEFSPEGEGQESLLQSDQPEPEFPFHYDPSYRSVREIREHLKARESVAPESWSCSCIQCELKIGTGEFEELLLLMDKIRDPFIHEISKIAMGMRSASQFTRDFIRDSGVVSLIETLLNYPSSRVRTSFLENMIHMAPPYPNLNMIETFICQVCEETLAHSVSSPEQLLGLRMLRHLTTTTDYHTLVANYMSGFFSLLTTGNARTKFHVLKMLLNLSENPVVAKKLFSAKALSIFVGLFNIEETNDNIQIVIKMFQNISNIIKNGTMSLIDDDFNLEPLISAFHEFEKLAKELQVQIDNQNDPEMGRQS comes from the coding sequence ATGACTGGGGCTGAGATTGAACCTGCTGCCCGGGCAAAGCCTGAAAAGAAGGCTGGAgaagaggttgggggtggggctgaaagagagaatgaagtcCCAATGGTGGTCAGACCCAAGGTTAGGACCCAGGCACAGGTAATGCCTGGAGCAAGGCCCAAAACTGAGTCAAAGTCTATGCCTGGGGCAAGGCCCAAAACTGAATCCCAGGCAATGGCTGGGGCAAGGCCTAAAACTGAGTCCCAGGCAATGGCTGGGTCAAGGCCTAAAACTGAGTCCCAGGGAATGGCTGGGACAAGGGCCAAAATTGAGTCCCAGTCAGTGGTTGGGGCAAGGCCCAAAGCTGAAGCCAGGACAGTAGGGGGAGCACGTCCTAAGACCGAGGCCAAGGCAATCCCTGGGGCAAAGCCCAAAGATGAAGCCCAAGCTTGGCCCCAGACTGAGTTTGGGGCTGAGGCAATGTTGCAAACAGAGGGGTTGGCCCAGACCAGTGCTGTAGCCTGGCCACTCGTCAGTACTGAGTCTAGGCCAGTTGCTAAACCTATGGCCCTATCTGTGGATAGGGAACTGGTCGGTGTGGACACTGAGACGTTTCCTGGCTCCCAGGTTCAGACAGGAATTCAACCCTGGTTTGGATCAGGGGAGGAAGTTAATATGGGGTCTTGGTGCTATCCTAGGCACCGGGCCAGAGAGGAAGCCTCTAACGAGTCTGGATTCTGGTCAGCAGATGAGACCTCTACAATGTCCTCTTTCTGGGCTGGAGAAGAGGCCAGTATCAGATCGTGGCCCAGGGAAGAGGCCAATACCAGATCCAGGCATAGGGCTAAACATCAGCCTAACCCCAGGTCCAGGCCCAGATCCAAGCAAGATCCCTATGTTGATTCTTGGTCTGGGTCTGAGGAGGAGTCTGGCAATCCATTTTGCTTGTGGGCTGGAGAAAATACCAATAACTTgttcaagcccagagtcaggGATGAGGAAACTATGAGGTCCAAGCttaggacaaagagagaggactTTTTTGAGTCTGAGTCTGAAGATGAGTACTCTAAGGAGTCCTGGTTTTTGCCTGGAGAAGAGGCCAATGGTAGATTCAGGACCAGAGACCAGGAAGAGCCTAATACTGTCTTGAAGCCCAAGGGCCAGAAAGATGTTAATAACAGTGGTAGGGTCAAACAAGAGCCCAGGTTTGAAGAGGAAGTCATTATTGGGTCCTGGCTCTGGGCAGAAAAAGAGGCCAGTATGGAGGCTGGGGCTTTGGCCATCTGTGAATCTACACCAAGGTCTGAGGAGGGGGCCATTGGTGGATCCTTGCTCTGGACTGAGGAAAAGTCCAATTTGGGGGCTGTGGCCAGAGAAGAGGCCAGGCCAGAGTCTGAAGAAGAGGCCATATTTGGGTCCTGGTTCTGGGATAGGGATGAGGCCTGCTTTGATCTAAATCCCAGTCCTGTGTATAAGGCTAGTTCCAGGTTCAGAGATTCAGCTGAAGAGGAACTTAAAGCATCATCCAGGCCCCAAACCTGGGAAGAGGTCACTGTTGAATTCAAACCTGGTCCTTGTCATGGGGTTGGCTTCCCATCCCCAAGCTCCTTTAGAATTCCTGAAGAAGCAGCATCTGTATTCTCTGACATGTTTGAGGGAAAGCCCAAGAATTTGGAATTTTCCCCAGAAGGGGAAGGACAGGAATCTTTGCTTCAGTCTGATCAGCCTGAACCTGAGTTCCCATTTCATTATGATCCATCCTACAGGTCAGTCAGGGAAATTCGGGAGCATCTTAAGGCCAGGGAGAGTGTAGCACCTGAGAGTTGGTCCTGCAGCTGCATACAATGTGAGCTTAAAATTGGTACTGGAGAATTTGAAGAACTCCTTCTATTAATGGACAAAATCCGAGATCCTTTTATTCATGAAATATCTAAAATCGCAATGGGTATGAGAAGTGCTTCTCAATTTACCCGAGATTTCATTCGGGATTCAGGTGTTGTCTCACTTATTGAAACCTTGCTCAATTATCCCTCCTCCCGAGTTAGGACAAGTTTTTTGGAAAATATGATTCACATGGCTCCACCTTACCCAAATCTAAACATGATTGAGACATTCATATGTCAAGTGTGTGAAGAAACCCTTGCTCATAGTGTGAGTTCTCCTGAGCAGCTGCTTGGATTAAGGATGCTTAGACACCTGACTACAACTACTGACTATCACACACTGGTTGCCAATTATATGTCtgggtttttctctttattaaccACAGGCAATGCAAGAACAAAGTTTCATGTTCTAAAAATGCTATTGAATTTGTCCGAAAATCCTGTTGTGGCAAAAAAACTATTCAGTGCCAAAGCTCTATCAATATTTGTGGGTCTCTTTAACATAGAAGAGACAAATGATAATATTcaaattgttattaaaatgtttcagaatatcagtaatattataaaaaatggaaCTATGTCTTTAATTGATGATGATTTCAATCTTGAGCCACTTATTTCTGCATTCCATGAATTTGAGAAGTTAGCTAAGGAACTACAAGTCCAAATAGACAATCAAAATGATCCTGAGATGGGACGACAAAGCTAG